TGGTCGCCGAGCCCAGCCCGAGCGAGCCGGAGGAGCGATGACCCGGCCCGCCACCGCGACCCGGCCCGCCACCGCGACCCGGCCCGCCACCGCGACCCGGTCCGGAGTCGGTGCGCCGACGGGAGCCGCCGGATGAGCCCGTCCCTCGTCGTCGTCCTCGTCCTCCTGCTCGGCTCCACCAGCTATGCGGCGGGCCGGTTGCACGGCCAGCTCAGCTACCGGATCGGTTACCGCTTCGGCTACCGCCAGGGCTATTTCGACGGCGACCGTGGGGCCTGGAACCGGCGTCGCCGGGACGCCCAGGCCGTGATCGCCTCGGCCCTGGCCCGCCCGGTCGCCGTACCGCCGTCGACGACGCCGGTGCGCGGGGCGACGGGTGCGGTACCGCTCGCTGGTCGGGCCGCCGCCGGCCCGTCGGCGCGCGCTGGCACGGCCCCGCAGCTCGGTGCGGTCGCCGCCCGGCAGGGCACCACCTACACCGGATCCTCGTTCGCGGCGGCCGGACCCCACCCCACCGGGATGCTGGTCCGCCGGCACGGCTGAGATCCGCCTCGACCCGGTGCGTCGTCCGCGGCGGACACGCACCGTGGGGCCAGGTCAGACCGGTGACCCTGGCCCCGGCCGGCCGGGATGCGCGCAGGGGGCATGCATCCCGGCCGGCTCCGCCGTGTCCCGGCCCCGGCCCTCGATCGGAGGGCATCGGCGGCGACCACTAGCCGAGGCGCGTCCGCGCGGCTAGCGTCTAGTCATGGCACGGGGTTCTCCCGGGCCAGCCGGCCAGCCCGGACCTGCGACCTCGCGCACGGGGCCCGCATCCGACCCCGTGTCCACCGGGCACCGGACGAGGCGGAACACGGGTGGCCGGGTGCCCATCCGCGGAGCAGGCCTGTGACGACTCGCCGTACCCCTGCCGGTGCCGAACAGACTCCGGCCGCGACTGCCACGACCCGCCGGGCCACCCGGAGCCGCCGCGCGCCGGCCGCCCCGCCGGCCGACGCAGAGGAGCCCCGACCAGCCGGCCAGGCCTTCGTCCTGGACACCTCGGTCCTCCTCTCCGACCCCGCGGCGTTCCACCGCTTCGCCGAGCACGAGGTGGTGCTGCCGCTGGTGGTGATCTCCGAGTTGGAGGGCAAGCGCCACCACCCCGAGCTGGGCTGGTTCGCCCGGCAGTCGCTACGCATGCTGGACGAGCTGCGCGTCGCGTACGGCCGGCTGGACCGGCCGGTGCCCGCGAACGACCAGGGCGGGACCCTCCGGGTGGAGCTGAACCACACCGACGACGGGGTGCTTCCGCCCGGCTTCCGCAACGAGTCGAACGACGCGCGGATCCTCTCCGTGGCGCTCAACCTGGCCGCCGAGGGGCGGGACGTCACGCTGGTCAGCAAGGACATGCCGCTGCGGGTGAAGGCCGCCTCGGTGGGCCTGCGCGCCGACGAGTACCGGCACGGCCAGGCCAGCGACCCCACCTGGACGGGCATGGCGGAGCTGGAGCTGGCCGAGGAGCAGATCGGTCAGCTCTATGCCGGCGAGACGCTCGACCTGGACGAGGCGGCCGGGCTGCCCTGCCACACCGGGTTGGTGCTGCACTCCGCCCGGGGTTCGGCGCTCGGCCGGGTGCTGCCCGACAAGACCGTACGGCTGGTCCGCGGCGACCGGGAGGCGTTCGGTGTGCACGGCCGCTCGGCCGAGCAGCGGGTGGCCCTCGACCTGCTGCTGGACGAGTCGATCGGCATCGTCTCGCTCGGCGGTCGGGCCGGCACCGGCAAGTCCGCCCTGGCGCTCTGCGCCGGGCTGGAGGCGGTGATGGAGCGGCGCCGGCACAAGAAGGTGATCGTGTTCCGCCCGCTCTACGCGGTCGGCGGCCAGGAGCTCGGCTACCTGCCCGGCTCGGAGTCGGAGAAGATGTCGCCCTGGGCCCAGGCGGTCTTCGACACGCTCGGCGCGGTGGTGCACGAGAACGTGCTGGAGGAGGTCACCTCCCGGGGGATCCTCGAGGTGCTCCCGCTGACCCACATCCGGGGCCGGAGCCTGCACGACGCCTTCGTGATCGTGGACGAGGCCCAGTCGCTGGAACGCGGGGTGCTGCTCACCGTGCTGTCCCGGATCGGCCAGGGGTCGCGGGTGGTGCTGACCCACGACGTGGCCCAGCGGGACAACCTGCGGGTGGGCCGGCACGACGGGGTGACCGCGGTCATCGAGGCGCTGAAGGGGCATCCGCTCTTCGCGCACGTCACGCTCAGCCGTTCGGAGCGTTCTCCGATCGCCGCGATGGTCACGGATCTGTTGGAGGACGTCCCGCTCTGAGTAGGACCTGCCGTCCGGTCTGCGCCACTTTTAGCACCTTTTGAAAGTGGCGCAGATCACATTTGGCCCCTGCGGTTTCCCAACTGTCTCACTGTGCGCGATGGTGTCCAACGAGCGCCCACGCCCCGGAAAGATCGTCGAGCATCATTCGTCACAGCGGTGACGGAGCCCGGCGGGCCCCGGGGGCGTCGGCTGCGGCCCGTGGGGTCGGGGCGCTCACGGCGCGGGCGGGGCCATCGAGGGCCGGCCGCCGCGCCGTGTCATTGCCCCCGACGAAGGGACACTTCGTGAGTCGGCTGTGGAGCCGGTTCGGTGCCCGTACGGCTGCTGTCGCGCTGCTCTCCGTGGGCGTCGCCGGTGGCTTCTACCTGGGCGAGGACCGAGAGACCCAGCAACAGGGCCTGACCGCACAGGTCGGCCTGGAGGTCGACCAGGCGGAGTACGCGTACCAGCGCGACCGGCAGGCCGACCACCGCGTCGCCTCCGCCAAGCAGCGGGCCGCCGAGTACCAGGCGCGGCAGCGGGCCGCCGAGGCGGCGAAGGAGGCCGCCGAGCGGGCCCGCGAGGCCGAGGCCGCGGCGGCGTCCCGGAAGAAGGAGCGGGTCGAGGCGGAGGCCAAGGCGAAGGCCGAGGCCGAGACGGCCGCCAAGCCGTACGCCGGGCCGATCCCGTCCTCCTGCTCGGAGTACAGCGGCAACCGGGCGATCGGCTGCGCGTTGATGCTCCAGGAGGGCTTCGGCATCGACCAGTTCCCGTGCCTGGACAAGCTCTGGACCCGGGAGAGCGGCTGGAACCACAAGGCCTACAACTCCGGCTCCGGCGCGTACGGGATCCCGCAGGCGCTGCCCGGCAGCAAGATGGGCACGGTCGCCGACGACTGGAAGACCAACCCGGCCACCCAGATCAAGTGGGGCCTCGGCTACATCGAGGGCCGGTACGACAACCCGTGCGGCGCCTGGGCGCACTCGGAGAGCAGCGGCTGGTACTGATCGACGTCGACGACGGCGGGGCGTGCGGGAGGCCGTACACCCCGCCGTCGTCGTGTTCCGGCGTGGCGCGGTCCTCCGGTGGCGGTGCGCGACGATTGCTGGTAGCTCTTGGTGCGTGAACTGGCGAGGCCCTGCGGGCGGCGACCCCCACCGG
The Micromonospora sp. R77 DNA segment above includes these coding regions:
- a CDS encoding PhoH family protein; this translates as MTTRRTPAGAEQTPAATATTRRATRSRRAPAAPPADAEEPRPAGQAFVLDTSVLLSDPAAFHRFAEHEVVLPLVVISELEGKRHHPELGWFARQSLRMLDELRVAYGRLDRPVPANDQGGTLRVELNHTDDGVLPPGFRNESNDARILSVALNLAAEGRDVTLVSKDMPLRVKAASVGLRADEYRHGQASDPTWTGMAELELAEEQIGQLYAGETLDLDEAAGLPCHTGLVLHSARGSALGRVLPDKTVRLVRGDREAFGVHGRSAEQRVALDLLLDESIGIVSLGGRAGTGKSALALCAGLEAVMERRRHKKVIVFRPLYAVGGQELGYLPGSESEKMSPWAQAVFDTLGAVVHENVLEEVTSRGILEVLPLTHIRGRSLHDAFVIVDEAQSLERGVLLTVLSRIGQGSRVVLTHDVAQRDNLRVGRHDGVTAVIEALKGHPLFAHVTLSRSERSPIAAMVTDLLEDVPL
- a CDS encoding lytic transglycosylase domain-containing protein → MSRLWSRFGARTAAVALLSVGVAGGFYLGEDRETQQQGLTAQVGLEVDQAEYAYQRDRQADHRVASAKQRAAEYQARQRAAEAAKEAAERAREAEAAAASRKKERVEAEAKAKAEAETAAKPYAGPIPSSCSEYSGNRAIGCALMLQEGFGIDQFPCLDKLWTRESGWNHKAYNSGSGAYGIPQALPGSKMGTVADDWKTNPATQIKWGLGYIEGRYDNPCGAWAHSESSGWY